The genome window TACGGAGTCGCACCAACGCCACCCAAAGATCGTTTCGCAATGTTTGCCCGCTTCATCCAACGACTGACGCTTCTTGCGTTCACCGCACATGCGGTGCTTGGTTGTTGCTGGCATCACTCCCACGCGATGAAGTCGATTGGCTGTGCAGAACATGGATCGCACGCTTCGGAAGTCGAGGCTTCGTGTCACGATCATTGCTCGGTCGACGATCATTCGAAGCACCTATGTCATGTGAGTGACCCGATTCTGAATGCGTCGGAAGATTGCGATCGCAATATTGCTGCGATGCAAGCGATGTGCGGCGGTTGCCCCAACGAACATTCGCATGTCTGCGACGAAGGCCGATGTAGGTATGTCGCGGTGAAGTCACAGTTGCTCGGCTTCGACCGAAATGCTTGCACTTTGCAATGGGGCTGTTGTAGTGCGAAGCGATTTCCAGTTGTCGGTGGGGTGTCTTCGTGTCGACGGATCGATTCGCCCATTCTTGATCGGCTGGCAACTTCCTCGCGTCGCTGCGCGTCTTTACAGTCCTGGCAGATCTAGGACAGCTGTGCTTCTTGGATTGCGAGTCTTCGTTCGCAGTCTTTCATGACAACTTGGTGTCACGGGCAATTGTCCTGGGCAGGATGACGGTCGTGTGTCCAAGCCATTGCTGCGCCGATTCCGACACTCGGATTCGACGCCAGTGTCAGAGGTAAGCCGTGGCCTGTCGTGCCGCGGGGCGCAAACGCAATCATATTTTGAGTCTGATCGATGCAACATAAAGCTAACAACGTGGGTGGTACAGCGATTCGCTGGATCTCGTGCTTCCTTGTGATCATCGCGGCCCTGGCGACTCATTCCCGCTGGTGGCCACCGTTGTCGAAGATGATCGACAAGACACTCGCGTCACAGCGAACAAATGACGGCCCCGGCGACAACGGGCATGATCACGGAACCGCGGGTCACGGTGCTCATCCAGAATTAGGTGGCAGTGGGCAGTCCATTACATCGTTGGAACTGAGTCCTCAGGCGATGATGAACCTGGGACTCACGTCCGAATTCCTGCGACCGGTCGAGTTGTCAACTTATCGCCGATCGACCACCGTGCCGGCCGTCGTGGTGGCCAAGCCTGGTCGATCGTCCATCATTGTCTCGTCACCACTCAACGGCGTCGTCACTCACGTTCATGCGGTGACCGGCGAAGCCGTGATGCCGGGTGATCTGCTATTCGAGGTTCGATTGACGTATGAAGATTTGGTCGAGACTCAAACGTCTTACCTGAAAACGATCAGCGAATTGGAAGTCGAAGATCGCGAGATTTCCAGATTAGAACAAGCCACCCAGTCGGGCGCGATTTCTGGCAAGCAACTTTTGGAACGTCGCTACGAAAAAGGGAAGCTCGAGGCGTACGCCAAGTCACAGCGCGAGGCCCTTCGAATGCACGGCCTCTCGGATCGCCAAGTCGACTCGATCGGAACGGAAGGAAAGTTGCTGCGTGAGTTGAAAATTGTTGCTCCCGACGTCGATACGCACGACCATCACGAAGAACTTCGGCTCAGCCAGATCTCGGCGATCCCGGTGTCTTTTACTCAATCGATGCCACCTTCGATCCTGCCCGAACTCAAGAGCTCAGATCACGACCAAAGCCACGATCACACGCACAATCACTCGCACGGTAAAAATGCACTCGTGATTGATGACTTGCAAGTTCATAAGGGCCAAGCAATCTTCGCGGGTGAAAAACTCTGTTCACTGTCCGATTACACGCAGTTGTTTATCGAAGGGAAAGCTTTCGAGAACGATATTGCCGCGATTACCAAAGCGGTCGAACGCAACTGGACCGTCGACGCCGTGCTGAGTGGATCTTCGGGCAAGGAGTACGTTCGTGATTTGAAGCTCGTGTTTGTTTCGAACTCCATCGATCCCGAATCACGGACGCTGTCCATGTTTGTGGAGTTGCCAAACGAAACCGTTCGCGATGAAACGAATGGCGATGGCCAACGGTTCCTGTCCTGGAAATACCGCCTTGGTCAGCGGATGGAGTTGCGTGTGCCAGTCGAAGAATGGGATGACCAGATCGTGCTACCCGTTGATGCTGTTGTGAAGGACGGCGCGGATTGGTTCGTCTTTCAACAAAACGGAAAGGTGTTTACACGCGTTCCTGTCCACGTGCGGTACCGCGACCAGAATGCGGTTGTGATCGCGAACGATGGATCGGTGTATCCCGGTGACGTCGTTGCATTTACGGCCGCTCATCAGATGCAAATGGCGATTAAGAATAAGTCTGGCGGCGGTGCCGACCCACACGCCGGTCATACTCACTAAAACGGACCCGAAGTCTCATGCTAAACGCAGTCATCCGATTTGCGCTTCGCCAACGTTTGCTTGTCATCGCTATTGCTCTGTTCCTAGTCGGGTATGGGACATGGCAAACGATGGTCATGCCGATCGACGTTTTTCCCAATCTCAACCGCCCTCGTGTTGTGATCATGACTGAGGCGCCGGGCATGGCTCCGGAAGAAGTCGAGTCGCTGATCACGTTTCCGATCGAAACGACGATGAATGGTGCTAACGGCGTCGAAGCCGTTCGAAGCTCCTCGGGCGTCGGCATCTCAGTGATCTATGTCGAATTCGCGTACGGCACCGACGTGTATACCGACCGTCAAATCGTAGCCGAGCGAATGCAGATGGTTCAGGATCGCTTGCCCAAGGGAATCACGCCACAGCTTGCACCGATTTCGTCCATCATGGGACAAGTCTTGATGCTTGGCATGTGGAACGACAATGCCGACGCGGATCCGATGGAGTTGCGGACGACTGCGGATTGGGTCGTCCGCCAACGGTTGCTAACGATTCCTGGCGTTTCACAAGTCTTTACGATGGGCGGGCAGCGAAAGCAGTTTCAAGTTTTAGTCGATCCCGACGCAATGTTGCGATATGGCGTAACGCTTGCGGAAGTCGAATCTGCTGTTTCACGCAGCAACGAAAACGGCACCGGCGGTTACCTCGATCGCCAAGGTCCTAATGAACTGCTTGTTCGGTCGTTGGGACGGATTGCCTCGATCGATGACCTCAAGAAAATTCCGGTGACCATTCGCGAAGGTCGGCCGGTGTTGTTGACGCAAGTCGCAAGCGTCGTCGAAGGAGCGCAGGTCAAACGGGGTGATAGTTCGGCGTTTGTCAGGTCCACCGATTTTTTAACTTCTCCGCCCACAAGCCAATGGCGGGGCGGGCCGGCGGTGGTTCTGACGATCAACAAGCAACCCGATGCCGATACTCGCCGCGTTACCGACGATGTGATGAAGGCGATTGAGGAACTGAAGCCGACGCTTCCGCCGGGAACTCAGATTTCAACGGTCTACTCGCAAAAAGCGTTCATCGACCGCGCGATCGATAACGTCGTGGAAGCACTTCGTGATGGCGGCATTCTTGTCGTCGTCATCTTGTTTCTGTTTCTGTTGAATCTGCGGACAACTTTCATCACACTTACCGCGATTCCACTTTCGCTGGTGATGACCGCGATTGTGTTTTCGGTTTTCGGACTTTCGATCAATACCATGACGCTGGGTGGCATCGCCGTAGCGATGGGCGAATTGGTCGATGACGCGATAGTCGATGTGGAGAACATCTTTCGGCGTTTGAAAGAGAATCGAGCCGCGGGCAGCCCGTTGAATCCGTTGCTGGTCGTCTTTCGCGCTAGTACCGAAGTCCGCCGTTCGATCGTATTCGGGACCATGATTGTGATTCTGGTGTTCTTGCCGCTGTTTGCTCTCGGCGGCATGGAGGGCAAGTTGTTCGTGCCGTTGGGTATCGCGTACATCGTTTCGATTCTGTCCTCGCTGATCGTTTCGCTGACGGTTACGCCAGTGCTGTCTTATTGGTTTCTGGCGCTCAGCAAAGGTCGCGAACCTGAACAGGACGGCTTCACCCTTCGGTGGTTGAAGTGGGTTGCGGATAAGATCATTCGATTCAGCTTGACGTTCCCGCGATTCAATCTTGGCGTGACGATCCTGATGGTCGTGATTGCGACCATTTTTCTGACGCGACTGGAGAAGGACTTTCTTCCACCGTTCAACGAGGGCACGATCCAGTTGAACGTTGTTCTTCCGCCCGGGACTTCGCTGTCTGCTTCGACGACGATCGCGCGGACGGTCGAGGAATCACTGAAGAAGATCGACGACGTACAACGGTTTGCTCGTCGGACCGGGCGTGCGGAACTGGACGAACACGCCGAGGGCGTGAACATGTCGGAGATCATCATTGAACTTGATCCCGACTCGCCAAATTCACGTGAGGATCAGTTAGCCAAAATCCGCGAATCGATGGAACAGATCCCGGGCGTCGTAACGGCCGTTGAGCAACCCATCGCCCACTTGATCTCGCACATGTTGTCAGGCGTGAAGGCGCAAGTCGGAATCAAGATTTACGGAGACGATCTGGATCTGTTGCGACAAAGGGCGGAACAAGTTCTTTCAAAAATGCAACGCGTTCCCGGCGTCATCGACGCGATACTGGAACCTCAAGTGATCATTCCTCAGCTGCGTATCGAGTTGGATCGCAACAAGCTATTGCAGTATGGAATGACAACGGCCAGCGTCAATGATTACATCGAAACGGCGATGAACGGAAAGGTTGTTTCAGAGGTGCTGGACGGGATGCGAACGTTTGATTTGGTGGTTCGCATGAAAGACGAGTATCGCGAGGATATCGAGGAGCTGAAGCGGCTGTCGATTCAATTGCCCGAGGGAGGTACGATGCCGCTTTCAGCGCTAGCGAAGATCTACGAGTCGGGTGGTCCGAACGCAGTGAATCGTGAGAACGTCCGTCGCAGGGTTGTCATCCAGTGCAATGTTGCCGATCGTGGGGTCGTCGACGTGGTGACGGATATTCAAGCGGCGATCGCGCCGATCGTCACGCAACTTCCATCGGGTTACTTTGTCGAATATGGCGGACAGTTCCAGAGTCAAAAATCGGCCAGCCGCGTGATCTCGGTCCTGTTCGTTATTTCCATGGCTTGTGTTTTCTTGGTTCTATTCACACTGTTTCGAAGCGTGAACTTGGCGTTCCAAGTCATGGCAGCGCTGCCGATGGCGTTCATTGGATCGGTCGCCGCCTTGGTAATTACCGGTCAAACGTTGACGATCGCGGCAATGGTTGGATTCATTTCGCTGGCGGGGATCGCTTCACGAAACGGAATTTTGCTGCTTCAGCACTATTTGCATCTGGTGCAACACGAAGGCGAAGAATTCACACCTGCGATGATCGTTCGCGCCGGGCTTGAACGGCTTGCGCCGGTGCTGATGACTGCCCTCACGTCCGGCATTGGCTTGGTCCCTCTAGTCTTGTCGGCAGGTGAAGCCGGGAAAGAGATTTTGTATCCCGTCGCGACCGTGATTCTGGGTGGCTTGATCAGCTCCACGGCGTTGGATTTCTTTGTTCACCCAGCTCTATTCTCGCTCTTTGGCATCACGTCGGCGAAACGGGTGGTGGGTGATTCGGTGAAAGAAGTGACTTTGGATGAGTGATGCACCAGCGGCAAGGTGTGTTTTGCCTTCTCGGATCGAAGCCAATACCATTGTGACAGACACCGCCTAAAATTTTTCCGTTTGATCGCAAGTCAGATTCGAAACTCTTAACTCTTTTGCTAACGAAAAACATGCGTATTCAACCGTTTTCCAAGACCTGCGTCGCCTTACTTGTCTTGTTTTCGGCCGGTTGCAACTCCAAGCCGACCGATCAGGCGAGCAGTTCATCGAACCAGACGGAAACCAAGGATGTGCATGCGCACCCCAGTGAGGGTCCGCATCACGGCACGCTCGTCGAACTTGGCAATGAAGAATATCACGGCGAAGTGGTTCACGACGACAAGTCTGTCACCGTCTATGTGCTTGATTCGGGTGCTGGCAAGAATGTTCCGATTGATGCATCTGAAGTGACGATCAATCTGTTGCACGACGGGACTCCCGAACAGTTCAAGTTGCTCGCAAGTCCGGAAGAAGGCGATCCGAGCGGCAAGGCGTCGCGATTCACCCTTGCAGACGCTGACTTGGCGGGCCACATCGACGATACTT of Rubripirellula tenax contains these proteins:
- a CDS encoding efflux RND transporter permease subunit — translated: MLNAVIRFALRQRLLVIAIALFLVGYGTWQTMVMPIDVFPNLNRPRVVIMTEAPGMAPEEVESLITFPIETTMNGANGVEAVRSSSGVGISVIYVEFAYGTDVYTDRQIVAERMQMVQDRLPKGITPQLAPISSIMGQVLMLGMWNDNADADPMELRTTADWVVRQRLLTIPGVSQVFTMGGQRKQFQVLVDPDAMLRYGVTLAEVESAVSRSNENGTGGYLDRQGPNELLVRSLGRIASIDDLKKIPVTIREGRPVLLTQVASVVEGAQVKRGDSSAFVRSTDFLTSPPTSQWRGGPAVVLTINKQPDADTRRVTDDVMKAIEELKPTLPPGTQISTVYSQKAFIDRAIDNVVEALRDGGILVVVILFLFLLNLRTTFITLTAIPLSLVMTAIVFSVFGLSINTMTLGGIAVAMGELVDDAIVDVENIFRRLKENRAAGSPLNPLLVVFRASTEVRRSIVFGTMIVILVFLPLFALGGMEGKLFVPLGIAYIVSILSSLIVSLTVTPVLSYWFLALSKGREPEQDGFTLRWLKWVADKIIRFSLTFPRFNLGVTILMVVIATIFLTRLEKDFLPPFNEGTIQLNVVLPPGTSLSASTTIARTVEESLKKIDDVQRFARRTGRAELDEHAEGVNMSEIIIELDPDSPNSREDQLAKIRESMEQIPGVVTAVEQPIAHLISHMLSGVKAQVGIKIYGDDLDLLRQRAEQVLSKMQRVPGVIDAILEPQVIIPQLRIELDRNKLLQYGMTTASVNDYIETAMNGKVVSEVLDGMRTFDLVVRMKDEYREDIEELKRLSIQLPEGGTMPLSALAKIYESGGPNAVNRENVRRRVVIQCNVADRGVVDVVTDIQAAIAPIVTQLPSGYFVEYGGQFQSQKSASRVISVLFVISMACVFLVLFTLFRSVNLAFQVMAALPMAFIGSVAALVITGQTLTIAAMVGFISLAGIASRNGILLLQHYLHLVQHEGEEFTPAMIVRAGLERLAPVLMTALTSGIGLVPLVLSAGEAGKEILYPVATVILGGLISSTALDFFVHPALFSLFGITSAKRVVGDSVKEVTLDE
- a CDS encoding efflux RND transporter periplasmic adaptor subunit produces the protein MQHKANNVGGTAIRWISCFLVIIAALATHSRWWPPLSKMIDKTLASQRTNDGPGDNGHDHGTAGHGAHPELGGSGQSITSLELSPQAMMNLGLTSEFLRPVELSTYRRSTTVPAVVVAKPGRSSIIVSSPLNGVVTHVHAVTGEAVMPGDLLFEVRLTYEDLVETQTSYLKTISELEVEDREISRLEQATQSGAISGKQLLERRYEKGKLEAYAKSQREALRMHGLSDRQVDSIGTEGKLLRELKIVAPDVDTHDHHEELRLSQISAIPVSFTQSMPPSILPELKSSDHDQSHDHTHNHSHGKNALVIDDLQVHKGQAIFAGEKLCSLSDYTQLFIEGKAFENDIAAITKAVERNWTVDAVLSGSSGKEYVRDLKLVFVSNSIDPESRTLSMFVELPNETVRDETNGDGQRFLSWKYRLGQRMELRVPVEEWDDQIVLPVDAVVKDGADWFVFQQNGKVFTRVPVHVRYRDQNAVVIANDGSVYPGDVVAFTAAHQMQMAIKNKSGGGADPHAGHTH